The Thermus brockianus genome window below encodes:
- a CDS encoding branched-chain amino acid ABC transporter permease translates to MRNPWAQTGNYRTSYSQDASLFATHRELLSLLLFLGFLLLLPQLLSRTQVFILDLILVYSIAVLGLNITTGYAGLINIGQAAFMGVGAYTAALLAPQGLPFWLLIPLGGLVAAFFGLLVGIPSLRVKHLYLALATLAFQVIFEWTVGHLPLLKQGGAMDMPRASFLGYEAGFRNHFHFWYYASLATLVLLALFFRNLLRTKYGRALIAVRDNDRAADAMGMDPGRTKLFAFALGAFYAGVAGVLYAYLSRAVVIEDYVFAHSVKYLAMAIVGGLGTLVGSFLGPLFLVLLDVNMEALSNLIKALGFSVAGVDVASALRPLAFGLIIVLFLMFEPRGLYNWWRIVRSYLRTWPFKY, encoded by the coding sequence ATGAGAAACCCTTGGGCGCAGACCGGAAACTACCGCACCTCGTATTCCCAGGATGCGAGCCTCTTTGCCACCCACCGGGAGCTCCTTTCCCTCCTCCTTTTCCTGGGTTTTCTCCTCCTTTTGCCCCAGCTCCTCTCCCGGACCCAGGTCTTCATCCTGGACCTGATCCTGGTCTATAGCATCGCCGTCTTGGGCCTCAACATCACCACGGGGTATGCGGGCCTCATCAACATCGGCCAGGCGGCCTTCATGGGGGTGGGGGCCTACACCGCTGCCCTCCTCGCCCCCCAGGGGCTTCCCTTCTGGCTCCTCATCCCGTTAGGGGGGCTGGTGGCCGCCTTCTTCGGCCTTCTGGTGGGGATTCCAAGCCTTAGGGTGAAGCACCTCTACCTGGCCCTGGCCACCCTGGCCTTCCAGGTGATCTTTGAGTGGACCGTGGGCCACCTGCCCCTCCTGAAGCAAGGGGGGGCCATGGACATGCCCCGGGCGAGCTTTTTGGGTTATGAGGCGGGGTTCCGCAACCACTTCCACTTCTGGTACTACGCTTCCTTGGCAACCCTCGTCCTCCTCGCCCTCTTTTTCCGCAACCTCCTGCGCACCAAGTACGGCCGCGCCCTCATCGCCGTGCGGGACAACGACCGGGCGGCGGACGCCATGGGCATGGACCCCGGGCGCACCAAGCTTTTCGCCTTCGCCCTGGGGGCCTTTTACGCCGGGGTGGCGGGGGTGCTGTACGCCTACCTTTCCCGGGCGGTGGTCATAGAGGACTACGTCTTCGCCCACTCGGTGAAGTACCTGGCCATGGCCATCGTGGGGGGGTTGGGCACCTTGGTGGGAAGCTTCCTTGGACCCCTTTTCCTCGTCCTTTTGGACGTGAACATGGAGGCCCTTTCCAACCTCATCAAGGCCTTGGGCTTCAGCGTGGCGGGGGTGGATGTGGCCAGCGCCCTCAGGCCCTTGGCCTTTGGGCTCATCATCGTCCTCTTCCTCATGTTTGAGCCCAGGGGGCTTTACAACTGGTGGCGCATCGTGCGGAGCTACCTCCGCACGTGGCCGTTCAAGTACTAG